The proteins below come from a single Isoptericola dokdonensis DS-3 genomic window:
- a CDS encoding 4-hydroxy-3-methylbut-2-enyl diphosphate reductase — protein sequence MTDTLPAGTDRARRVLLAAPRGYCAGVDRAVVAVEKALEAYGAPVYVRKEIVHNKHVVETLRERGAVFVEETDEVPRGARLVFSAHGVSPAVRDAAVARDLDTIDATCPLVTKVHKEVQRFARDDVDILLIGHHGHEEVEGTAGEAPAHVQVVGSPDEADRVEVRDPARVVWVSQTTLSVDETMETVRRLRERFPLLADPPSDDICYATQNRQVAVKKLAPECDLVIVVGSANSSNSVRLVEVALQAGARAAHRVDRAADVEDAWLAGAATVGVTSGASVPEILVEDVLRLLADRGFGEPEEVRTATEDLMFSLPRELRTGLSRTGGGDDRPRPAERRTLPIRPV from the coding sequence GTGACCGACACGCTTCCGGCCGGGACGGACCGCGCCAGGCGGGTGCTGCTGGCCGCGCCCCGCGGCTACTGCGCCGGCGTCGACCGCGCCGTCGTCGCCGTCGAGAAGGCGCTCGAGGCGTACGGCGCTCCCGTCTACGTGCGCAAGGAGATCGTCCACAACAAGCACGTCGTGGAGACGTTGCGCGAGCGGGGCGCGGTGTTCGTCGAGGAGACGGACGAGGTGCCGCGCGGCGCACGCCTGGTGTTCTCCGCGCACGGCGTCTCGCCCGCGGTGCGTGACGCCGCCGTCGCCCGGGACCTCGACACGATCGACGCGACGTGCCCGCTGGTGACGAAGGTGCACAAGGAGGTCCAGCGGTTCGCCCGCGACGACGTCGACATCCTGCTCATCGGCCACCACGGTCACGAGGAGGTGGAGGGGACCGCGGGGGAGGCGCCCGCGCACGTGCAGGTGGTGGGCTCCCCGGACGAGGCCGACCGGGTGGAGGTCCGCGACCCGGCCCGGGTCGTGTGGGTCTCGCAGACCACGCTGTCGGTGGACGAGACGATGGAGACGGTACGGCGGCTGCGCGAGCGCTTCCCGCTGCTGGCCGACCCGCCGAGCGACGACATCTGCTACGCCACCCAGAACCGGCAGGTCGCCGTGAAGAAGCTGGCGCCCGAGTGCGACCTGGTGATCGTCGTGGGGTCCGCGAACTCGTCGAACTCGGTGCGGCTGGTGGAGGTGGCGCTGCAGGCCGGCGCCCGCGCCGCGCACCGGGTGGACCGCGCCGCGGACGTCGAGGACGCCTGGCTCGCCGGGGCCGCGACGGTCGGTGTGACGTCCGGGGCGTCGGTGCCGGAGATCCTCGTCGAGGACGTGCTGCGCCTGCTCGCCGACCGCGGGTTCGGGGAGCCCGAGGAGGTCCGCACCGCCACCGAGGACCTCATGTTCTCGCTGCCGCGCGAGCTGCGCACGGGCCTGAGCCGGACCGGCGGCGGGGACGACCGCCCCCGGCCCGCCGAGCGCCGGACCCTGCCGATCCGGCCGGTCTGA
- a CDS encoding alpha/beta fold hydrolase, with protein sequence MTDGTRVVTRGDVSVAVTDRGGDGPPLLLLHGLAGSSRELLPTADALRESFRVLLMDQRGHGGSTRRPTDLSREAFVGDVVAVLEQCLPGERCTLVGQSMGAHTAFLTAAARPDLVERLVMLEGHVAGSADPDEAARLGRFFASWPTPFVDRAAARAHLGHDAVVGAWVDDLEVTADGLRPCFDADVMERTIAAVHVPRWAEWAAVEVPTLAVFAADGMFSAGDKDELIRRRPATDRVDLVGGSHDAHLDVFDLWVEVLRAWLVDAVPREPAEARNRRR encoded by the coding sequence ATGACCGACGGGACCCGGGTGGTCACCCGGGGTGACGTGTCGGTCGCGGTCACCGATCGTGGCGGTGATGGCCCACCGCTGCTCCTCCTGCACGGGCTCGCGGGCAGCTCGCGCGAGCTGCTGCCCACGGCCGACGCGCTCCGGGAATCCTTCCGGGTCCTCCTGATGGACCAGCGGGGCCATGGTGGGAGCACCCGACGTCCGACCGATCTGTCCCGCGAGGCGTTCGTCGGCGACGTCGTCGCCGTCCTGGAGCAATGCCTGCCGGGGGAGCGCTGCACGCTCGTCGGGCAGTCGATGGGCGCGCACACGGCGTTCCTCACGGCAGCCGCACGCCCGGACCTCGTCGAGCGTCTGGTGATGCTCGAGGGGCACGTCGCGGGAAGCGCCGACCCGGACGAGGCGGCGAGGCTCGGGCGGTTCTTCGCCTCCTGGCCGACGCCGTTCGTCGACCGGGCCGCGGCGCGGGCGCACCTCGGGCACGACGCGGTCGTGGGCGCCTGGGTCGACGACCTCGAGGTCACGGCCGACGGGCTTCGTCCGTGCTTCGACGCCGACGTCATGGAACGCACGATCGCAGCGGTCCACGTGCCGCGGTGGGCCGAGTGGGCGGCGGTCGAGGTCCCGACCCTCGCCGTCTTCGCTGCGGACGGCATGTTCTCCGCGGGTGACAAGGACGAGCTGATCCGTCGTCGCCCGGCCACGGACCGGGTCGATCTCGTCGGCGGCAGTCATGACGCGCACCTCGATGTGTTCGACCTGTGGGTCGAGGTGCTGCGTGCCTGGCTGGTCGACGCCGTGCCGCGTGAGCCTGCTGAGGCGAGGAACCGGCGCCGCTGA
- a CDS encoding ABC transporter ATP-binding protein, with amino-acid sequence MSAPAVPEPAPGPRPEPTVPPPPDPAAALSLRGLWRRFGDKIAVAGVDLDVPSGSFFGLVGPNGAGKTTTLSMATGLLRPDFGTAHVLGTDLWAEPGVAKPRLGILPDGLRLFDRLTGAQLLTYAGLLHGLDRATVAARTEDLLAAMDLTGDRDTVVVDYSAGMTKKVSLACAMIHAPRVLVLDEPFEAVDPVSAANIRDILRRYVDDGGTVVVSSHVMDLVQRMCSHVAIIAGGHVLDTGTVDQVRGDQTLEDRFVELVGGRRQAGGLEWLRTSSD; translated from the coding sequence GTGAGCGCACCTGCCGTCCCGGAGCCGGCCCCCGGCCCCCGCCCCGAGCCCACCGTCCCGCCGCCGCCCGACCCGGCCGCGGCGCTCAGCCTGCGCGGGCTGTGGCGCCGGTTCGGCGACAAGATCGCGGTCGCCGGGGTCGACCTGGACGTCCCCTCCGGGTCGTTCTTCGGGCTCGTCGGTCCCAACGGGGCGGGCAAGACCACGACCCTGTCGATGGCGACGGGCCTGCTGCGCCCCGACTTCGGCACCGCCCACGTGCTCGGCACGGACCTGTGGGCCGAGCCCGGCGTCGCCAAGCCCCGGCTCGGCATCCTGCCCGACGGGCTGCGTCTCTTCGACCGGCTCACCGGCGCCCAGCTCCTCACCTACGCCGGGCTGCTGCACGGCCTGGACCGGGCCACCGTCGCCGCCCGCACCGAGGACCTCCTCGCCGCGATGGACCTCACCGGCGACCGCGACACCGTCGTCGTGGACTACTCGGCCGGCATGACCAAGAAGGTCTCCCTGGCCTGCGCGATGATCCACGCCCCGCGCGTGCTCGTGCTCGACGAGCCGTTCGAGGCCGTCGACCCGGTCAGCGCCGCGAACATCCGCGACATCCTGCGCCGGTACGTCGACGACGGCGGGACCGTGGTCGTGTCCAGCCACGTCATGGACCTCGTCCAGCGGATGTGCTCGCACGTCGCGATCATCGCCGGCGGCCACGTGCTCGACACCGGGACGGTGGACCAGGTGCGCGGCGACCAGACGCTGGAGGACCGGTTCGTCGAGCTCGTCGGGGGCCGCAGGCAGGCGGGAGGGCTCGAGTGGTTGCGCACCTCGTCCGACTGA
- the xseA gene encoding exodeoxyribonuclease VII large subunit, whose protein sequence is MLDAVTDPDRGPDQRTAPDADATDVALPLPEMAADTTAHRPWPVRLLSAKIQGYVARMSPVWVEGQVVEHTYRRSAGMQFLTLRDTDAEASLPVHMLTRAFDGQPAQPQVGDHVVVQAKPEFWVKSGRLSMRASAIRQVGVGELLARIDQLRRVLAAEGLFDLDRKRPLPFLPAVVGLVCGRESKAEHDVVVNARARWPQVRFEIREVAVQGVDAVREVSAAVAELDARPEVEVIVVARGGGSVEDLLPFSNETLVRAVAACRTPLVSAIGHETDTPLLDLVADHRASTPTDAAKRVVPDVGEERARVTQARQRARSALTARVEREQHGLDAMRSRPVLARPESMVEARAHDVAQQVRHARQLVHAALLTAAGDVGRLAAQVRALSPASTLERGYAVVQRADGTVVRGADDVAAGDAVHVRLAAGALDAEVTAVTS, encoded by the coding sequence ATGCTGGACGCCGTGACCGATCCGGACCGAGGACCCGACCAGCGCACCGCGCCCGACGCCGACGCCACCGACGTCGCGCTGCCGCTGCCCGAGATGGCGGCCGACACCACCGCGCACCGCCCGTGGCCCGTGCGGCTGCTCTCGGCGAAGATCCAGGGCTACGTGGCGCGCATGTCGCCGGTGTGGGTCGAGGGGCAGGTCGTCGAGCACACCTACCGCCGGTCCGCGGGCATGCAGTTCCTCACGCTGCGCGACACCGACGCGGAGGCTTCCCTGCCCGTGCACATGCTCACCCGGGCCTTCGACGGGCAGCCCGCGCAGCCGCAGGTGGGCGACCACGTCGTCGTGCAGGCCAAGCCGGAGTTCTGGGTGAAGTCGGGCCGGTTGTCGATGCGGGCGTCCGCGATCCGGCAGGTCGGCGTGGGCGAGCTCCTGGCCCGGATCGACCAGCTCCGCCGCGTGCTCGCCGCCGAGGGCCTGTTCGACCTCGACCGCAAGCGCCCGCTGCCGTTCCTGCCCGCCGTCGTCGGCCTCGTGTGCGGGCGCGAGTCGAAGGCCGAGCACGACGTCGTGGTCAACGCGCGCGCCCGCTGGCCGCAGGTGCGGTTCGAGATCCGCGAGGTCGCGGTGCAGGGCGTGGACGCGGTCCGCGAGGTGAGCGCCGCCGTCGCCGAGCTGGACGCCCGCCCCGAGGTCGAGGTGATCGTCGTGGCGCGCGGCGGCGGCTCCGTGGAGGACCTCCTGCCGTTCAGCAACGAGACGCTGGTGCGGGCCGTCGCGGCGTGTCGGACCCCGCTCGTCAGCGCGATCGGCCACGAGACCGACACCCCGCTGCTCGACCTCGTCGCCGACCACCGGGCCTCCACCCCGACCGACGCCGCCAAGCGGGTCGTGCCCGACGTCGGCGAGGAGCGGGCGCGGGTCACCCAGGCCCGGCAGCGCGCCCGGTCGGCGCTGACGGCGCGCGTGGAGCGCGAGCAGCACGGGCTGGACGCGATGCGCTCCCGCCCGGTGCTCGCCCGGCCGGAGTCGATGGTCGAGGCCCGTGCCCACGACGTCGCCCAGCAGGTGCGGCACGCGCGCCAGCTGGTGCACGCGGCGCTGCTCACCGCGGCGGGCGACGTCGGCCGGCTCGCCGCCCAGGTGCGGGCACTGTCCCCCGCCTCGACCCTGGAGCGCGGCTACGCCGTGGTGCAGCGCGCCGACGGCACGGTGGTGCGCGGCGCCGACGACGTCGCGGCGGGCGACGCGGTGCACGTGCGCCTCGCGGCGGGTGCGCTGGACGCGGAGGTCACCGCCGTCACGTCGTGA
- the ychF gene encoding redox-regulated ATPase YchF yields the protein MALTIGIVGLPNVGKSTLFNALTRNSVLAANYPFATIEPNVGVVPLPDARLGTLAEIFSSERVLPATVSFVDIAGIVKGASEGEGLGNKFLANIREADAICQVTRAFDDGDVVRVEGSVDASGDIETISTELILADLQTLEKALPRMEKEVKIKKGDPVLFAAAQQAQRILEEGATLFQGAAAAGLDLAEIASLQLMTAKPFIYVFNTDDAGLADAGMQERLRELVAPAHAIFLDAKFEAELVELEPDEAAEMLAETGQAESGLDQLAGVGFDTLGLQTYLTAGPKEARAWTIRKGWTAPQAAGVIHTDFERGFIKAEVISFDDLVEAGSVAAVKAAGKARIEGKDYVMRDGDVVEFRFNV from the coding sequence GTGGCTCTCACTATCGGCATCGTCGGCCTGCCCAACGTCGGCAAGTCCACCCTGTTCAACGCGCTGACCCGCAACTCCGTGCTCGCCGCGAACTACCCGTTCGCGACGATCGAGCCGAACGTCGGCGTCGTCCCGCTGCCCGACGCTCGCCTCGGCACGCTGGCGGAGATCTTCTCCTCGGAGCGGGTGCTGCCGGCCACGGTGTCGTTCGTCGACATCGCGGGCATCGTCAAGGGCGCCAGCGAGGGCGAGGGCCTGGGCAACAAGTTCCTCGCGAACATCCGCGAGGCGGACGCGATCTGCCAGGTCACCCGGGCCTTCGACGACGGCGACGTCGTGCGGGTCGAGGGGTCCGTCGACGCGTCGGGCGACATCGAGACCATCTCCACCGAGCTGATCCTCGCCGACCTCCAGACGCTGGAGAAGGCGCTGCCGCGGATGGAGAAGGAGGTCAAGATCAAGAAGGGCGACCCGGTCCTGTTCGCCGCCGCCCAGCAGGCGCAGCGCATCCTCGAGGAGGGCGCGACCCTCTTCCAGGGCGCCGCCGCCGCGGGCCTCGACCTCGCCGAGATCGCCTCGCTCCAGCTCATGACCGCCAAGCCGTTCATCTACGTCTTCAACACCGACGACGCGGGTCTCGCGGACGCGGGGATGCAGGAGCGCCTGCGCGAGCTGGTCGCCCCGGCGCACGCGATCTTCCTCGACGCGAAGTTCGAGGCCGAGCTCGTCGAGCTGGAGCCCGACGAGGCCGCCGAGATGCTCGCCGAGACCGGCCAGGCCGAGTCCGGGCTCGACCAGCTCGCGGGCGTCGGGTTCGACACCCTCGGCCTGCAGACGTACCTCACGGCCGGGCCGAAGGAGGCCCGGGCGTGGACGATCCGCAAGGGCTGGACCGCGCCGCAGGCCGCGGGCGTCATCCACACCGACTTCGAGCGGGGCTTCATCAAGGCCGAGGTCATCTCGTTCGACGACCTCGTCGAGGCCGGGTCCGTGGCGGCCGTCAAGGCGGCCGGCAAGGCCCGCATCGAGGGCAAGGACTACGTCATGCGCGACGGCGACGTCGTCGAGTTCCGCTTCAACGTCTGA
- a CDS encoding PfkB family carbohydrate kinase — MPAHVLAVGEALVDVVRGRDGSVAEHPGGSPANVALTLGRLGRDARLATWLGTDERGDTVRAWLAGSGVTTTPGSDAAPVTSVARATLDASGAATYEFDLDWRVPAGAAAAADTLAVHTGSVAATLEPGASQVRALVEAARATATVTYDPNARPALMGDPADARGPVEALVRLADVVKVSDEDLGWLSDGAAPLDVARRWVHELGVPLVVVTFGGEGATAVTTQGEVHVPSVPVSVVDTVGAGDSFMGALLDGLWRADLLGADRRAALRGIDHATVENLLSRCVAVAAVTVSRAGANPPWATELEDA; from the coding sequence ATGCCCGCGCACGTCCTCGCGGTCGGCGAGGCGCTGGTGGACGTCGTGCGGGGTCGTGACGGCTCGGTCGCCGAGCACCCCGGCGGATCGCCGGCGAACGTCGCCCTCACCCTCGGCCGGCTGGGCCGGGACGCCCGGCTGGCGACGTGGCTGGGCACGGACGAGCGCGGTGACACGGTGCGCGCCTGGCTCGCCGGATCGGGCGTGACGACGACGCCGGGCAGCGACGCCGCGCCGGTCACCTCGGTGGCGCGGGCGACGCTGGACGCGTCCGGCGCCGCGACGTACGAGTTCGACCTGGACTGGCGGGTGCCCGCCGGTGCCGCCGCCGCGGCGGACACCCTGGCGGTGCACACCGGGTCCGTGGCGGCCACGCTGGAGCCGGGCGCGTCGCAGGTGCGCGCGCTGGTCGAGGCGGCCCGGGCGACCGCGACCGTCACCTACGACCCCAACGCCCGCCCCGCCCTCATGGGCGACCCCGCGGACGCCCGCGGCCCGGTCGAGGCGCTCGTGCGGCTCGCCGACGTCGTCAAGGTCAGCGACGAGGACCTCGGGTGGTTGTCCGACGGCGCGGCCCCGCTGGACGTCGCCCGCCGGTGGGTCCACGAGCTGGGCGTGCCGCTGGTCGTGGTCACGTTCGGCGGGGAGGGTGCCACGGCCGTCACCACGCAGGGCGAGGTCCACGTGCCGTCGGTGCCGGTGAGCGTCGTCGACACGGTCGGTGCCGGGGACTCCTTCATGGGCGCGCTCCTGGACGGGCTGTGGCGCGCCGACCTGCTGGGCGCGGACCGCCGGGCGGCCCTGCGCGGGATCGACCACGCCACCGTCGAGAACCTGCTGTCACGGTGCGTGGCCGTGGCAGCCGTCACCGTCTCCCGCGCCGGGGCGAACCCGCCGTGGGCGACCGAGCTGGAGGACGCATGA
- the rmuC gene encoding DNA recombination protein RmuC, with amino-acid sequence METTTALLIAFGTLVAGGVIGWLWHALRTAGAHRSQEMEAVRARTELDAARREAAALREQVEATREDGELRLERAADDAERRLAAARQEADHRLAEVRAEAERQLAAVKGDQERAAQQFRALAGEVLTSSNQQFLELAEQRLQASTVKNDETLAQREQAFRALLDPMSKTLDQVNRRVDDAEKARREGHSTLTEHLRHLQSVNTELRTGTNDLVAALRSNQTRGVWGELQLRRVVEAAGMLDHVDFDVQVHRTDAEGGSLVPDLVVNVAGGKNVVVDSKVPLTAYLRAQSTHAPDEADKELDAHAKDLLKHVDVLAGKAYWSQFDAAPEFVVLFVPAEPILSAAVERRPDLLEYAIRKRVVVATPMTLVAMLKTVAYAWQQDAVAEDAQKVLQTGKELYGRLVTMTAKITKLGRSMTRATTDYNEFVATLETRVVPSARRMVELKVADATTPLEPLKAVEATTRPIVRPELLAGAEGAVVDLGDVAVTTDRTSVEALVEADRAALERSTEDDDSASSAAAG; translated from the coding sequence ATGGAGACGACGACCGCTCTGCTCATCGCGTTCGGCACCCTCGTGGCCGGCGGGGTGATCGGCTGGCTCTGGCACGCGCTGCGCACGGCGGGGGCGCACCGGTCCCAGGAGATGGAGGCCGTCCGTGCCCGCACCGAGCTGGACGCCGCCCGGCGGGAGGCCGCGGCGCTGCGCGAGCAGGTCGAGGCGACGCGCGAGGACGGCGAGCTCCGGCTGGAGCGCGCGGCCGACGACGCCGAGCGGCGGCTCGCGGCCGCCCGCCAGGAGGCCGACCACCGCCTCGCCGAGGTCCGCGCGGAGGCCGAGCGTCAGCTCGCCGCGGTCAAGGGCGACCAGGAGCGCGCCGCGCAGCAGTTCCGCGCCCTGGCGGGAGAGGTCCTCACCTCCAGCAACCAGCAGTTCCTCGAGCTCGCCGAGCAGCGCCTCCAGGCGAGCACGGTGAAGAACGACGAGACGCTCGCCCAGCGCGAGCAGGCGTTCCGTGCGCTGCTCGACCCGATGAGCAAGACCCTCGACCAGGTGAACCGTCGCGTGGACGACGCCGAGAAGGCGCGCCGGGAGGGGCACAGCACCCTGACCGAGCACCTGCGCCACCTGCAGTCGGTCAACACCGAGCTCCGCACGGGCACGAACGACCTCGTCGCCGCGCTCCGGTCGAACCAGACGCGCGGCGTGTGGGGCGAGCTCCAGCTCCGCCGCGTGGTCGAGGCCGCCGGGATGCTGGACCACGTCGACTTCGACGTGCAGGTGCACCGCACCGACGCCGAGGGGGGCTCCCTCGTCCCCGACCTGGTCGTCAACGTCGCGGGCGGCAAGAACGTCGTCGTCGACTCCAAGGTGCCGCTGACGGCCTACCTGCGGGCCCAGTCCACGCACGCTCCCGACGAGGCCGACAAGGAGCTCGACGCGCACGCCAAGGACCTCCTCAAGCACGTCGACGTGCTGGCGGGCAAGGCGTACTGGTCGCAGTTCGACGCCGCCCCGGAGTTCGTCGTGCTGTTCGTCCCGGCCGAGCCGATCCTGTCCGCGGCCGTCGAGCGGCGACCGGACCTCCTGGAGTACGCCATCCGCAAGCGCGTCGTGGTGGCGACCCCCATGACGCTCGTCGCGATGCTGAAGACGGTCGCCTACGCGTGGCAGCAGGACGCCGTCGCGGAGGACGCCCAGAAGGTGCTCCAGACGGGCAAGGAGCTCTACGGCCGCCTGGTCACCATGACGGCGAAGATCACCAAGCTGGGCCGCTCGATGACCCGGGCGACGACCGACTACAACGAGTTCGTCGCCACCCTGGAGACGCGCGTCGTGCCGTCCGCGCGCCGGATGGTCGAGCTCAAGGTCGCCGACGCGACGACCCCGCTCGAACCGCTCAAGGCCGTCGAGGCGACGACCCGCCCGATCGTGCGCCCCGAGCTGCTCGCCGGAGCCGAGGGGGCCGTCGTCGACCTGGGAGACGTCGCGGTGACCACCGACCGCACCTCGGTCGAGGCGCTGGTCGAGGCCGACCGTGCCGCCCTGGAGCGCAGCACCGAGGACGACGACAGCGCGTCGAGCGCCGCCGCCGGCTGA
- a CDS encoding GNAT family N-acetyltransferase, with protein sequence MIPANDGLSETLPARWTAVVPELADVPRLGELRGRQAEPFTGSAGFDTATVEAEVAGQMSWTRRQTVLKDADGVIRAWAHAHDRAAGRAVIGVEVDRTLPREVQDVVAAWCYAWLTEAAVDFARLREQPVTQLDAGAFAGDDVHRAWLTAAGFERARTWWQMSRPVTPDEAEPGALPAPKPGVTVRQVAHHDNGVPVAEELNTVHRVLEEAFRDHFNSYLESFPEFVQRLREDPGHRWNHWWLAFVDETDTAEGDGEPVAAGALVATVSSPDASGVEGTYVDYLGATPVARGRGVATAMLHAVVADAAARGRNRVGLEVDADSPTGAESLYVHLGWRTKYTTESWHRDVVVAEHGGETPDA encoded by the coding sequence GTGATCCCCGCGAACGACGGCCTGTCCGAGACCCTGCCCGCGCGCTGGACGGCGGTGGTCCCCGAGCTCGCCGACGTACCCCGGCTGGGGGAGCTCAGAGGTCGGCAGGCCGAGCCTTTCACGGGGTCCGCGGGCTTCGACACGGCGACGGTCGAGGCCGAGGTGGCCGGCCAGATGTCGTGGACGCGTCGTCAGACGGTGCTCAAGGACGCGGACGGCGTGATCCGTGCCTGGGCGCACGCCCACGACCGGGCCGCGGGCCGCGCCGTCATCGGCGTCGAGGTCGACCGCACCCTGCCCCGTGAGGTCCAGGACGTCGTCGCGGCCTGGTGCTACGCCTGGCTCACCGAGGCCGCCGTGGACTTCGCGCGGCTGCGCGAGCAGCCGGTGACCCAGCTCGACGCGGGAGCGTTCGCGGGCGACGACGTGCACCGGGCCTGGCTGACCGCGGCCGGGTTCGAGCGCGCCCGCACGTGGTGGCAGATGTCCCGCCCGGTCACGCCCGACGAGGCGGAACCCGGCGCGCTGCCCGCCCCGAAGCCGGGCGTGACCGTGCGCCAGGTCGCCCACCACGACAACGGCGTGCCCGTCGCGGAGGAGCTCAACACCGTCCACCGGGTGCTGGAGGAGGCGTTCCGCGACCACTTCAACTCCTACCTGGAGAGCTTCCCCGAGTTCGTCCAGCGGCTGCGCGAGGACCCGGGCCACCGCTGGAACCACTGGTGGCTCGCCTTCGTCGACGAGACCGACACCGCGGAGGGTGACGGCGAGCCCGTCGCGGCGGGCGCGCTCGTCGCCACGGTCTCGTCGCCGGACGCCTCGGGGGTCGAGGGCACCTACGTCGACTACCTGGGCGCCACCCCGGTGGCGCGCGGGCGTGGGGTGGCCACCGCGATGCTGCACGCCGTCGTCGCGGACGCCGCGGCGCGGGGCCGCAACCGCGTGGGCCTCGAGGTGGACGCGGACAGCCCGACCGGTGCCGAGTCGCTGTACGTGCACCTCGGCTGGCGCACGAAGTACACCACCGAGTCCTGGCACCGGGACGTCGTCGTCGCCGAGCACGGCGGCGAGACGCCCGACGCGTAG
- a CDS encoding exodeoxyribonuclease VII small subunit: MTDETPNTDVSALGYEEARDELVQVVARLEAGGEPLEDSLALWERGEALAARCQQWLDGARERLAAAQAGASTDDGEDD; this comes from the coding sequence GTGACCGACGAGACGCCGAACACCGACGTGTCCGCCCTCGGCTACGAGGAGGCCCGCGACGAGCTGGTCCAGGTGGTCGCCCGCCTGGAGGCCGGGGGCGAGCCCCTGGAGGACTCCCTCGCGCTGTGGGAGCGGGGCGAGGCGCTCGCCGCGCGCTGCCAGCAGTGGCTCGACGGCGCCCGGGAGCGGCTGGCCGCGGCCCAGGCGGGGGCGAGCACCGACGACGGCGAGGACGACTGA
- a CDS encoding ABC-F family ATP-binding cassette domain-containing protein — MGHLEVAHVEYVLPDGRTLLDDVSFRVGEGSATALVGPNGAGKTTLLRLVIGSLRPDAGTVTVSGGLGVMPQFVGSVRDATTVRQLLASVSPTPVREAARALEDAETAVMEIDDEPAQMAYAQALADWAEVHGYDFETTWDVCTMAALGVPFEQAQWREVRTLSGGEQKRLVLEALLRGPDEVLLLDEPDNYLDVPGKRWLEEQLLATRKTVLFVSHDRELLSRVADRIVALEPGPSGSDAWVHGGGFATFHDARRERFARFEELRRRWDEKHAQLKKLVLTLRAQAASSPDMASRYRAAQTRLRKFEEAGPPPEPPREQDIRMRLRGGRTGTRAITCEALELTGLMKPFDLEVFYGERVAVLGSNGSGKSHFLRLLAGQDVAHTGSARLGARVVVGHFAQTHAHPELVGRTLLDILWADHAKDRGAAMSVLRRYELQQAAERPFDRLSGGQQARFQVLLLELSGCTALLLDEPTDNLDLESAEALQEGLEAFDGTVLAVTHDRWFARGFDRFLVFGADGTVRETPEAVWDEGRVARAR, encoded by the coding sequence ATGGGTCATCTGGAGGTGGCGCACGTCGAGTACGTGCTGCCCGACGGTCGCACGCTGCTCGACGACGTCTCGTTCCGCGTCGGTGAGGGCAGCGCCACCGCGCTCGTCGGCCCCAACGGCGCCGGCAAGACCACCCTGCTGCGCCTCGTCATCGGAAGCCTGCGGCCCGACGCCGGGACGGTCACCGTCAGCGGCGGGCTCGGCGTCATGCCGCAGTTCGTCGGCTCCGTCCGGGACGCCACCACCGTGCGCCAGCTCCTCGCCTCGGTCTCGCCGACCCCGGTGAGGGAGGCCGCCCGCGCGCTGGAGGACGCCGAGACCGCCGTCATGGAGATCGACGACGAACCTGCCCAGATGGCGTACGCGCAGGCGCTCGCGGACTGGGCAGAGGTGCACGGGTACGACTTCGAGACGACGTGGGACGTCTGCACCATGGCGGCCCTGGGGGTGCCGTTCGAGCAGGCGCAGTGGCGCGAGGTGCGCACCCTGTCCGGCGGCGAGCAGAAGCGGCTGGTGCTGGAGGCGCTGCTCCGCGGCCCCGACGAGGTGCTGCTCCTCGACGAGCCGGACAACTACCTCGACGTGCCCGGCAAGCGCTGGCTGGAGGAGCAGCTGCTCGCCACCCGCAAGACGGTGCTCTTCGTCTCGCACGACCGCGAGCTGCTGTCCCGGGTCGCGGACCGGATCGTGGCGCTCGAGCCGGGGCCGTCGGGCTCCGACGCCTGGGTGCACGGCGGCGGGTTCGCGACCTTCCATGACGCGCGCCGAGAACGGTTCGCCCGCTTCGAGGAGCTGCGCCGTCGCTGGGACGAGAAGCACGCCCAGCTGAAGAAGCTGGTGCTGACCCTGCGGGCCCAGGCGGCGAGCAGCCCGGACATGGCCTCGCGCTACCGGGCCGCCCAGACGCGCCTGCGCAAGTTCGAGGAGGCCGGCCCGCCGCCGGAGCCGCCCCGCGAGCAGGACATCCGGATGCGCCTGCGCGGCGGCCGGACGGGCACCCGCGCCATCACCTGCGAGGCGCTGGAGCTCACGGGCCTGATGAAGCCGTTCGACCTGGAGGTGTTCTACGGCGAGCGGGTCGCCGTCCTCGGGTCGAACGGTTCGGGCAAGTCGCACTTCCTGCGGCTGCTCGCCGGCCAGGACGTCGCGCACACCGGGTCCGCGCGGCTCGGGGCGCGGGTCGTGGTGGGCCACTTCGCCCAGACGCACGCCCACCCCGAGCTGGTGGGCCGCACCCTGCTGGACATCCTGTGGGCCGACCACGCGAAGGACCGGGGTGCCGCGATGTCCGTGCTGCGCCGCTACGAGCTCCAGCAGGCGGCCGAGCGGCCGTTCGACCGGCTCTCCGGCGGGCAGCAGGCGCGGTTCCAGGTGCTGCTGCTGGAGCTGTCCGGCTGCACGGCGTTGCTGCTCGACGAGCCGACGGACAACCTCGACCTGGAGAGCGCCGAGGCGCTGCAGGAGGGCCTGGAGGCGTTCGACGGCACCGTGCTCGCCGTCACCCACGACCGCTGGTTCGCCCGCGGGTTCGACCGGTTCCTCGTGTTCGGCGCCGACGGCACGGTCCGCGAGACCCCCGAGGCGGTCTGGGACGAGGGCCGGGTGGCCCGCGCCCGCTGA